A genomic segment from Nitrospirota bacterium encodes:
- a CDS encoding histidinol-phosphate transaminase, translated as MDIKKFVKPNIRSLSAYKANEILCKVKLDANESPYGLMPALRKQFLHELTRIEPNRYPDPEARELKAILAKLSGVSRGNILVGNGSDELLYYLIITFGGPVLYPVPTFSMYSIIAHALGERKIEIPLCKDFDIDLEKILSAIKAQRPKLIFLSSPNNPTGNCFSSEKILKIVRESPCLVVVDEAYLPFSSSAGFLLRLKKYKNLIILKTLSKIGLAGLRVGYLIADKEIISEVNKVRLPFNLNSLSQGTAIAALQHKDVIDRQIAMIKKQREILYNNLKTIPGVKPFPSEANFILFKVDNADRVYKKLLHRGILIRNMNGALENCLRVTVGTPEENKLFLKAMKEVMNENSKG; from the coding sequence TTGGATATTAAGAAATTTGTAAAGCCCAACATTCGTTCTTTATCGGCATATAAAGCAAATGAGATTCTATGCAAGGTTAAGCTCGATGCCAATGAAAGCCCCTATGGCCTCATGCCTGCTTTAAGAAAACAGTTTTTACATGAGCTCACCCGGATTGAGCCAAATCGCTATCCGGACCCCGAGGCCAGAGAACTAAAAGCCATTCTTGCAAAACTATCAGGGGTAAGCAGAGGGAATATCCTCGTTGGTAATGGCTCGGATGAATTGCTCTATTATTTAATCATTACATTTGGCGGCCCTGTCCTTTACCCGGTACCAACTTTTTCCATGTACAGCATTATTGCCCATGCCCTCGGCGAGAGAAAAATCGAAATCCCCCTTTGTAAAGACTTTGATATAGATTTAGAGAAAATCCTTTCAGCTATAAAGGCGCAAAGGCCAAAACTTATTTTTCTAAGTTCTCCAAACAACCCCACAGGAAACTGTTTTTCTTCAGAGAAGATTTTAAAGATTGTCAGGGAGAGTCCATGCCTTGTTGTGGTTGATGAGGCATATCTGCCATTTTCAAGCTCTGCTGGTTTTTTACTTAGACTAAAGAAATATAAGAATCTTATTATTTTAAAGACCCTCAGCAAGATAGGACTTGCAGGGCTCAGGGTTGGCTATTTGATTGCGGATAAGGAAATAATCTCAGAGGTAAACAAGGTCAGGCTTCCGTTTAATCTAAACTCGCTTTCTCAAGGAACAGCAATAGCGGCACTACAGCATAAAGATGTAATTGACAGGCAAATAGCAATGATAAAAAAACAAAGAGAGATCCTTTATAATAATCTCAAAACTATTCCAGGGGTAAAGCCCTTTCCATCAGAGGCGAATTTTATATTATTTAAAGTAGATAATGCTGACAGAGTTTATAAAAAACTTCTGCATAGAGGAATCCTTATAAGAAACATGAACGGAGCTTTAGAAAATTGTCTGAGGGTTACTGTAGGAACACCAGAGGAAAATAAACTTTTTCTTAAAGCCATGAAGGAGGTTATGAATGAGAACAGCAAAGGTTGA
- a CDS encoding GYD domain-containing protein, with protein MATYIVLSTLTDEGRKTIKNRPQRILEVNKELEKMGVKVREQFAVLGPYDFVNIVDAPDNETVMRMSVELGARGSVQLLTLAAMPVEEFIKKLK; from the coding sequence ATGGCAACTTATATTGTTCTGAGCACACTCACTGATGAGGGGAGAAAAACCATAAAGAATAGACCCCAGAGAATCCTTGAGGTTAACAAGGAACTGGAAAAAATGGGAGTTAAGGTGAGGGAGCAGTTTGCAGTCTTAGGCCCTTACGATTTTGTGAATATAGTTGATGCCCCTGACAATGAGACGGTCATGCGTATGTCGGTAGAACTCGGCGCAAGGGGCTCCGTGCAACTTCTTACGCTTGCGGCTATGCCTGTGGAGGAGTTTATAAAGAAGCTAAAATGA
- a CDS encoding metallophosphoesterase — translation MIGIISDTHDDMYAIKKAVEIFNDKNVSYVIHAGDVVSPFTFEIFSSLKSKFTGIFGNNDGDRLLLRQKSEGNLHTQPLIMTFHEKKIVVIHEPDIVDALARSGDFDLIIYGHTHEPEVRKVKNRLVINPGKAARLHKGRATLALLNIERMDTEIIEL, via the coding sequence ATAATTGGAATCATCTCAGATACGCATGACGATATGTATGCAATAAAAAAGGCAGTGGAGATATTCAACGATAAAAATGTATCTTATGTGATACATGCAGGGGACGTTGTCTCGCCATTTACATTCGAAATATTCAGCAGTCTGAAATCTAAATTTACAGGTATATTTGGCAATAATGACGGAGACAGGCTTCTCCTCAGGCAGAAGTCAGAAGGAAACTTACACACCCAGCCCCTTATTATGACATTCCATGAAAAGAAGATAGTTGTAATTCATGAGCCAGATATAGTCGATGCCTTAGCCCGTAGCGGAGATTTCGACCTGATAATCTATGGGCATACACATGAGCCAGAGGTCAGAAAAGTTAAGAACAGATTAGTTATAAATCCCGGTAAGGCTGCAAGGCTTCATAAGGGTAGAGCAACCCTCGCTTTATTAAACATAGAGAGGATGGATACGGAAATTATTGAACTTTAA